From bacterium, a single genomic window includes:
- the glmS gene encoding glutamine--fructose-6-phosphate transaminase (isomerizing), whose amino-acid sequence MCGIIGYVGNSEATPVLLDGLKRLEYRGYDSAGIAVMGPHGLLIRRVEGKLGRLEAALAKEPMVGTSGVGHTRWATHGRPSENNAHPHRSGDIVVVHNGIIENFAELKRFLIAEGYKFSSETDTEVICHLIEHYCRRGQRTLDALSSARARLKGSYAVVVMSVKEPDVLYVAKSGSPLVVGEGDGERFVASDIPALLPYTKDMIFLEDGDTAVITSSRIKILDGGGRDISRTPQRIPWNPLMAEKGGYKHFMLKEIFEQPQVMQDALAGRVDRDLGRVTLEEVDALFDGDRPRFDRIAIVACGTSFHAGMIGKYLIESLAKMPVAIDLASEFRYREPLLDERTLVISISQSGETADTLAAQKMSREFGTSVLGICNVVGSSIARSADATLYTHAGPEIGVASTKAFTAQLSALNLFALYLAQKRGTIDAAKEARLVEEMTQLPRFMQGVLAQAEEMRAIAESLSYSSHVLYIGRGTNYPIALEGALKLKEISYMHAEGFAAGELKHGPIALIDHGVPVIAIAPQDCMRDKVLSNIEEVRARGATVIAVGHKEDAELAEKSSHLIAIPKASWQATPMLTALPMQLIAYYAADHKGTDVDQPRNLAKSVTVE is encoded by the coding sequence ATGTGTGGAATAATTGGATATGTGGGTAATTCCGAGGCTACGCCCGTGCTGCTCGACGGGCTCAAGCGCCTGGAGTATCGCGGCTATGATTCGGCCGGGATAGCCGTCATGGGTCCTCATGGTCTTCTGATACGCCGCGTGGAAGGTAAACTGGGGAGGCTGGAAGCTGCGCTGGCCAAGGAGCCCATGGTCGGCACCTCTGGCGTCGGCCACACTAGGTGGGCTACGCACGGAAGGCCCTCCGAGAACAACGCGCATCCGCATCGCTCGGGCGACATCGTCGTGGTCCACAACGGCATCATAGAGAACTTCGCGGAGCTCAAGCGCTTCCTCATAGCGGAGGGTTACAAATTCTCCTCCGAGACGGACACCGAGGTGATCTGTCATCTCATAGAGCACTATTGCCGCAGGGGTCAGCGGACGCTCGATGCGCTGTCGAGCGCGCGCGCAAGGCTCAAGGGATCGTACGCGGTGGTGGTGATGAGCGTGAAGGAGCCGGACGTGCTCTACGTGGCGAAAAGCGGCAGCCCTCTGGTGGTGGGCGAGGGCGATGGCGAGAGGTTCGTGGCCTCCGACATCCCGGCGCTGCTTCCCTATACCAAGGACATGATCTTTCTGGAGGACGGCGACACTGCGGTGATCACCTCTTCGAGGATCAAGATCCTCGACGGCGGCGGGCGCGACATCTCAAGAACTCCCCAGCGCATTCCCTGGAACCCCCTCATGGCGGAAAAGGGCGGGTACAAGCACTTCATGCTCAAGGAGATATTCGAGCAGCCGCAGGTGATGCAGGATGCACTCGCCGGCCGTGTCGACCGCGACCTCGGCAGGGTCACGCTCGAAGAGGTGGATGCGCTCTTCGACGGGGACCGCCCGCGCTTTGACCGAATAGCGATCGTGGCCTGCGGGACCTCTTTTCACGCAGGCATGATCGGCAAATATCTGATCGAATCCCTCGCGAAGATGCCGGTCGCCATAGACCTCGCTTCAGAGTTCAGGTACCGCGAGCCGCTGTTGGACGAGCGCACGCTGGTGATCTCGATATCGCAGTCGGGCGAGACGGCCGACACGCTGGCCGCGCAGAAGATGTCACGCGAGTTCGGCACCTCGGTCCTGGGCATCTGCAACGTGGTGGGCAGCTCGATCGCGCGCTCCGCCGACGCGACGCTCTACACGCACGCCGGTCCGGAGATAGGGGTTGCCTCCACCAAGGCCTTCACCGCGCAGCTCTCCGCGCTTAATCTCTTCGCGCTCTATCTCGCGCAGAAACGCGGGACGATCGACGCGGCGAAGGAGGCAAGACTGGTGGAGGAGATGACCCAGCTCCCCCGCTTCATGCAGGGGGTGTTGGCGCAGGCCGAAGAGATGCGCGCCATCGCCGAGAGCCTATCGTACTCGTCGCACGTGCTCTACATAGGCCGCGGTACGAACTACCCGATTGCGCTCGAGGGCGCGCTTAAACTCAAGGAGATATCGTACATGCATGCGGAGGGTTTCGCCGCGGGCGAGCTCAAACACGGCCCGATCGCGCTCATAGACCACGGCGTTCCGGTCATAGCCATCGCGCCCCAGGACTGCATGCGCGATAAGGTCCTCTCCAACATAGAGGAGGTCAGGGCCAGGGGGGCAACGGTGATAGCGGTGGGCCACAAAGAAGACGCCGAGCTCGCGGAAAAATCGAGCCACCTGATCGCGATACCGAAGGCCAGTTGGCAGGCGACCCCGATGCTCACCGCGCT